One genomic segment of Clostridium estertheticum subsp. estertheticum includes these proteins:
- a CDS encoding MerR family transcriptional regulator — MEKNEPDFFTIGVFAEKAGVTLRTLRYYDKIALMKPSSYSEAGHRLYSNQDFARLQQILTLKFIGFSLDDIKQIAQSDVTDKNFVKSLEIQKKIMKQRVQHTLMVIKAIDEAIEMENKADVSWDKFTNIINVINSDKKLLEQYENASNLRARMNIHERFSVNKYGWMKWYFEKLNLPNKSTILELGCGDASLWKKNKDNRPKELDITLSDFSKGMLNDAKVNLGKESENFKFQIIDAEDIPCGDCSFDIVIANHMLYHVENIGKALSEIYRVLKPGGCFYFSTVGENHMIEIRDIMIKFKSETMDIRSSDITSRFKLENGIEKLEKLFDNIEMKRYKDNLIVTEATPIIDYIFSMPGNVKQSFNKERLYELTKYLEERIATEGGIYITKDTGFFKGQRGL, encoded by the coding sequence TTGGAAAAGAATGAACCCGATTTTTTTACAATTGGTGTATTCGCAGAAAAAGCCGGTGTTACCTTAAGAACACTTAGGTATTACGATAAAATCGCCTTAATGAAACCAAGTTCATATAGCGAAGCGGGGCACAGATTATATAGCAATCAGGATTTTGCAAGGCTTCAGCAAATTTTGACTTTGAAGTTTATTGGATTTTCTCTAGATGATATCAAGCAAATAGCGCAAAGTGATGTGACCGATAAAAACTTTGTGAAATCTTTGGAAATACAAAAAAAGATTATGAAGCAAAGAGTTCAGCATACTTTAATGGTAATTAAGGCAATTGATGAAGCAATTGAAATGGAGAATAAAGCAGATGTAAGTTGGGATAAGTTTACCAACATTATAAATGTTATAAATTCTGACAAAAAATTACTTGAGCAGTATGAAAATGCCTCGAATTTAAGGGCTAGAATGAATATCCATGAGAGGTTTAGTGTAAATAAATATGGATGGATGAAATGGTATTTCGAAAAACTAAATCTACCTAATAAGTCCACAATTCTTGAACTTGGATGTGGTGATGCTAGTTTATGGAAAAAAAATAAAGATAACCGTCCTAAAGAACTCGATATAACATTGAGCGATTTTTCTAAAGGAATGTTAAATGATGCTAAGGTAAACTTAGGCAAAGAGTCTGAAAATTTCAAGTTTCAAATTATAGATGCAGAGGATATACCCTGTGGTGATTGTAGTTTTGACATTGTAATTGCAAACCATATGCTTTATCATGTGGAGAATATAGGTAAAGCATTGTCTGAAATATACAGAGTATTAAAACCTGGGGGATGTTTTTATTTCTCAACAGTTGGAGAAAATCATATGATTGAAATTAGAGATATAATGATTAAATTTAAATCAGAAACAATGGATATTAGAAGTTCTGATATTACTTCAAGGTTTAAACTCGAAAATGGCATTGAAAAACTAGAAAAATTGTTTGATAATATAGAAATGAAAAGATATAAGGATAATTTAATTGTAACAGAAGCTACACCTATTATTGATTATATTTTTTCAATGCCTGGTAATGTAAAGCAAAGTTTTAACAAGGAAAGACTTTATGAACTTACTAAATATTTAGAAGAGAGAATTGCTACAGAAGGTGGAATATATATAACTAAGGATACTGGCTTTTTTAAGGGTCAGAGAGGTTTGTAA
- the sigY gene encoding RNA polymerase sigma factor SigY: MDEVELINKAKNGNKSALNTLLKDNLNILKGYVIKMVGDPYLAQDIIQDTLLKAVLNINKFEPKAKFSTWLIKIATNVYRDYLRKNKRFKLSDEVLVDNAMKLEDIVIQNYEYKEIMKIILALPYEKRVVFILKHYYGYKYVEISEIINCPLGTVRSRLHNAVKYIINEIERKEII; encoded by the coding sequence TTGGATGAGGTAGAACTTATTAATAAAGCTAAGAATGGAAATAAGAGCGCATTAAATACCCTTTTAAAAGATAATCTTAATATTTTAAAAGGGTATGTTATTAAAATGGTAGGAGACCCCTATTTAGCACAAGATATTATTCAGGATACATTGCTCAAAGCTGTACTTAATATAAACAAGTTTGAGCCTAAGGCTAAATTTTCTACCTGGTTAATAAAAATAGCTACTAATGTTTACAGAGATTATTTAAGAAAAAATAAAAGGTTTAAGTTATCAGACGAGGTTTTAGTTGATAATGCTATGAAATTGGAGGACATTGTAATACAAAATTATGAGTATAAAGAGATAATGAAAATAATCTTAGCGTTACCCTACGAGAAAAGGGTCGTATTTATTTTAAAACACTATTATGGTTATAAGTATGTGGAAATATCAGAAATTATAAATTGTCCCCTTGGGACAGTTCGATCAAGACTTCATAATGCGGTCAAATATATAATAAACGAAATTGAGAGAAAGGAGATAATATAA
- a CDS encoding DegT/DnrJ/EryC1/StrS family aminotransferase, whose product MKNIPFSPPDITDVEKKLVMEVLDSGWVTTGPKTKEFEDKIANYCDANNAVALASASACLELILKVYNICEGDEVITTPYTYTATSNVILHRGVKPTFVDVKKDSFLIDEQKLAMAITPKTKAIITVDIAGVPVDYDAIRSILKAKNREDIIFISDSAHSFGGIYKGKKVGAQADFNVFSFHAVKNLITAEGGAIAFNDNKFKGKEDLVKEFKITSLQGQSKDALAKMKAGAWKYDIITDGMKCNMTDINAAIGLGQLGRYEAMITRRKEIFAIYTKALSTKDWAIIPFTKDEIRETSYHLYTLRLKGFKEAQRDELIQKLADIGIATNVHFTPLPMFTLYKNLGYSINDYPNAYNQYANEITLPVYSTLKLEDAEYVVNNVIKCAEAIIAK is encoded by the coding sequence ATAAAGAATATTCCTTTCTCACCACCAGACATAACAGATGTAGAGAAAAAACTTGTAATGGAGGTTTTAGATTCAGGTTGGGTTACAACAGGACCTAAGACTAAAGAGTTTGAAGATAAGATCGCTAACTATTGTGATGCAAATAATGCTGTAGCTCTTGCAAGTGCAAGTGCATGTTTAGAACTTATATTAAAGGTTTATAACATTTGCGAGGGTGATGAGGTTATTACAACACCTTACACATATACAGCGACATCAAATGTAATACTTCATAGAGGCGTTAAACCAACATTTGTAGATGTTAAAAAAGATAGTTTTCTAATAGATGAGCAAAAATTAGCTATGGCAATTACACCAAAAACGAAAGCAATAATAACTGTAGATATCGCAGGAGTTCCTGTTGATTATGATGCTATAAGGTCAATTCTTAAAGCTAAAAATAGAGAAGATATTATATTTATATCGGATTCAGCTCACTCTTTCGGTGGAATATATAAGGGTAAAAAAGTTGGAGCACAAGCTGATTTTAATGTCTTTTCATTCCATGCAGTAAAAAATTTAATAACTGCAGAAGGCGGGGCAATTGCTTTTAATGATAATAAATTTAAAGGTAAGGAAGATTTAGTAAAAGAATTTAAAATAACTTCACTTCAAGGTCAGTCAAAAGATGCTTTGGCTAAGATGAAGGCAGGGGCTTGGAAATATGACATCATCACAGATGGTATGAAATGCAATATGACAGATATAAATGCAGCTATAGGTCTTGGACAACTTGGAAGATATGAAGCAATGATTACAAGGCGTAAAGAAATCTTTGCGATATATACTAAAGCTCTTAGCACTAAAGATTGGGCAATTATCCCTTTTACAAAGGATGAAATTAGAGAGACTTCATATCATTTATATACATTAAGGTTAAAAGGATTCAAGGAAGCACAAAGAGATGAGTTAATACAAAAGCTTGCAGATATAGGTATAGCTACTAATGTTCATTTTACGCCTTTACCAATGTTTACACTTTATAAAAATCTTGGTTATTCTATAAATGATTATCCAAATGCATATAATCAGTATGCCAATGAAATAACACTTCCAGTATACTCAACACTTAAACTAGAGGATGCAGAGTACGTTGTAAACAATGTAATAAAATGCGCAGAAGCAATAATAGCTAAATAA
- a CDS encoding DegT/DnrJ/EryC1/StrS family aminotransferase yields MKVKFFTPTREYQEKKSEFDNAVLGFMERGVSMLGKEVTDFEESVKEFTGAKYAIGVASGTDALVMASDILGFKEGKEVITSPFTFLASASCIAKNGAKPVFVDIEEETFGIDASKIEEKITKDTVGILPIHLFSQMSDMDKIMDIASRHKLRVLEDSAESFGMRWKGNGADYKHAGTIGDFGVFSFFPTKTLGAYGDAGMIVTNDENLANLAKMYRVHGASKKYHYDFIGYNSRLDAIQASILQVKIKYIKDAIKKRDHIAKLYMKRLQECEFIKIPKIIGNQESVYYAFNILADRRDELSEYLKANEIGTSIYYPIPLHLQKCFAYLGYKKGDFPIAEKTCESIIALPIYPEITEEEVEFVCQTIKEFYKK; encoded by the coding sequence ATGAAAGTTAAATTTTTTACACCAACAAGAGAATATCAAGAGAAAAAATCAGAATTCGACAATGCTGTTCTAGGATTTATGGAAAGAGGAGTATCAATGCTTGGTAAAGAAGTAACTGACTTTGAAGAATCAGTTAAAGAATTTACTGGAGCTAAATATGCAATTGGTGTTGCATCAGGTACAGATGCCTTAGTAATGGCATCTGACATACTTGGGTTTAAAGAGGGAAAGGAAGTAATAACTTCACCATTTACTTTCTTAGCTTCTGCCTCTTGCATAGCAAAAAATGGCGCAAAACCTGTATTTGTTGATATTGAAGAAGAAACTTTTGGTATAGATGCCAGCAAAATCGAAGAAAAAATAACAAAGGATACTGTAGGAATTCTTCCAATCCATTTATTTTCACAAATGAGTGATATGGATAAAATTATGGATATAGCGAGTAGACACAAGTTAAGAGTTCTTGAAGACTCAGCGGAATCTTTTGGTATGAGATGGAAAGGTAATGGAGCTGACTATAAACATGCAGGTACAATAGGCGATTTTGGCGTATTCTCATTTTTCCCAACAAAGACTTTAGGAGCATATGGCGATGCAGGCATGATAGTAACCAATGATGAAAACTTAGCGAACCTTGCTAAGATGTATAGAGTTCATGGAGCGTCTAAAAAATATCATTATGATTTTATTGGATATAACTCAAGACTAGATGCAATTCAAGCATCTATATTACAAGTTAAAATTAAGTATATAAAAGATGCAATTAAAAAAAGAGATCATATTGCAAAATTATATATGAAAAGGTTACAAGAATGCGAGTTTATTAAAATACCTAAAATAATAGGTAATCAGGAATCAGTTTATTATGCATTTAATATATTAGCTGATAGACGTGATGAGCTTTCGGAATATTTGAAAGCAAATGAAATAGGAACTAGTATTTATTATCCAATCCCACTTCATCTTCAAAAATGTTTTGCGTACCTCGGATACAAAAAAGGAGATTTCCCAATAGCTGAAAAAACATGTGAGAGCATAATTGCACTTCCTATATATCCAGAAATAACTGAGGAAGAAGTAGAATTTGTTTGTCAAACTATTAAGGAATTCTATAAAAAATAG